In Tripterygium wilfordii isolate XIE 37 chromosome 17, ASM1340144v1, whole genome shotgun sequence, the genomic window TTCTTGTAACTGGAGATGTTTATCGAAGAGATTCTATTGATTCCACTCATTACCCTGTTTTCCACCAGGTTTATTTTCTCTTGCTGTAATGGGGAATTTATGTCAATTAGCCTTTTTGGTTTTATCACTCATTTGTTCTAATTAGCCTTTCAACGTAGATGGAAGGGGTTCGTGTCTTTTCTCCAAATGATTGGGAGGCATCCAGCCTGGATGCAACTTCTATTGCAGCTGGGGATTTGAAGACATGTCTCGCGGGTTTGGCACGCCACTTATTTGGTAAAATTATAATgataaaattttagaaaatgcagataaatttatcataatctcaagtctcaactatGTGCAAAAAGGAATTATGTGCAATATGCTATTTATGTGGGAAACTAGTATAGGTGTGTGATTCTAGAGTAATCAAGATCATGCATAGAAGGCATTATGATGTTTGTCTTAGCAGCTAGTACGTTCGGATCATTATGATGTTTGCAGGTTTACCAAAGGCTAATACTTATGAATCCATCTTTCTTCTGAAAAATTTTAGGTGCTGTTGAGATGCGCTGGGTAGACACATATTTCCCATTCACCAATCCATCATTTGAACTTGAGATATACTTTAAGGTACTTTATTTGTTTGGATCATTTGCGAAAGATACCAATGCGTatatgaactttttttttgaacttgaaGTATTTATACTTATAGAGTTATTTTCCTACATTTTTTTGTTCACAATTGCTCTGctatttttttaggtttttctCTCATTGTTCATTGGTTTCTTAACTAAATCTGGTATGTAAGTCTGTTTCATCTGATGAAAATGATGGCCTTGTTGCTTATGTCATCTTTCCCCTAAAAATGGGATGGACATTGAGCGGTAAGGTCATGATGCATTCAAACCTTGATGCTTGATTGCTTGAGTATATGTAATCTGACATGCAAAAAAGCTTCAATGTCCAAAGAAATTTAACTTTTTTAATGTGGAAAGAATAGGATTCTATACTTGGATGTTTAAAACAAATTGCATAAATAAGAGAAGTGCACACACAAGCAATAGAAGCACTATCGCTTGTAACAGCTCTGTGTCCTTTATTGGTCTGGAGGGGCTATGCAGAGTGTTTGACACTGAGGAATGTATGTCATAACATATCGTTGAGTCAATTTAATGAGTTTTGATTTAAGATATTTGTTAATACTTTCTTCGAGATccaattattattttctttttaggtTGAATTTCGGGATGTTTAAAAAGTTCCTTTGCTTGTGACTTGCTAACTAATATCCCAACTATCCAGGAGAAGTGGTTGGAGGTGTTAGGCTGCGGGGTGATGGAGCAAGAAATATTAAGGAGAAGTGGCAAACTGAACAATGTTGCGTGGGCTTTTGGTCTTGGGTTGGAGCGGCTGGCAATGGTACTATTTGATATACCAGATATCCGGCTTTTCTGGTCTAATGACAAGAGATTTACCTCTCAGGTGGTTCCTAGCCTCATTTCATGAATGTGTTTGTAGTTTTCTTTTCCATGATAGCGTATGTTGTCTAGATATTTTGGAAATTATTATGGATGAATAAGCGTCCTTGGCATCTGTTTAATTTAGTGCTCCTTCATAAATCATAACTAATTTGGAACTCTTTGAATTCAGTTCTCCAAGGGCCAACTTGGAATCAAATTCAAGCCATTCTCAAAGGTATAGTTATTTCTTATACACACACGCATgaacacacatacacatatttCATTTTGGGATAGCCCTAGCAACCAATGAACCCTTCAAGCTTGAAACTTCTTTTACAGTATCCTCTTTGTTACAAAGATATAAGTTTTTGGATCAGCGAATCATTCACAGAGAACAATTTTTGTGAACTTGTTAGAGGAGTTGCTGGGGATCTTGTTGAGGAGGTAAGTAAATTTCTTCGCAGAATTTCTCTCCTTCACTGTAAACTTGTTCAACTAGATTGATCGTATGACTAGATTGATCGTAtggattcttttgtttttcaagtGGGGTACTTATTGATTCTTATGTATTATGGCCCGTGGTTCGTATTTAGTCTGTTGTAAAATGAAATCTGCTGACTTCTTAATGTTTCTTTTGACTTTAAGTAGGATATTACCATTGAGTATGGTGATTAGTTGTTCTCATACATATGCTTCCATATTCATGGTTGAAAAGCTATGCGGAGTTATATAAATTGTGTATATCTGTGGATGCTATGCCATGCAAACTTTTTAAGTGATTGTGGCAGATGTAAAGCATGGTTTTAAAGTTTCTGGTCATAGTAGATTCGGAACAATGTATTCCACAATCCACTATTTATCTTGGTCTTGAGTTATGGTTATAGGAGATCTTTTTTTAGTGAAAAATTATTCATTTGAATGGGTACAAAGCTGGTACCAGTGGGACGATACAGCCATAAGCAGAGTCCAGTTTGGTTCCCACCCAGATATGCATGTTTCTCACAATAAAAACTCATAAATGCTTGTTGATTAGGATCAAATCAAGTGGCTGCACATTCTTCCTTAATGTTATTGGAACTGTTCAAATATTTAATTGGCTGTTTATGCGCTATATGTAGACGTGTGAATtcagtgtaattttttttttttaatttctgtaaaCTGTGAAGTACCTATGGAGAAATAGCTATATTGTTCCATGAGATTGTatagctttgatgctttgctaTTGGAATCTGACATGTTGCCAGGTGAGTCTGATAGACAATTTTACCAATAACAAAGAAATGACAAGTCACTGTTATAGGATCACATATCGATCCATGGAACGTTCACTCACCAATGATGAAATTAATGACTTGCAGGTATCACTTTTTTGTCCCTGCTATTTTGCTTCTATTTAAAATCTTCTTTCTGGAGAGATGAATAATTATTGTATGACTTGCTTATAACTCTATGTGCAGTGGAATGTAATAGAACAGGTTCAGAGCAAGTTAAATGTTGTTCTGAGATGAGAGTTTCTTGACGATATTTGTCCGCTTTAGCCCCATGCTTGCGACACCATCCAACTACTCAAATTCCGTAAATTCTTTTCAATACTGCATACCATTACAGGTATGAAGTTACTTATTCCGTCCCCCTAAACTATGAGTAAGATAGATTGCGGGCATTTGTGGAAGTTTTAAGGATACACCATGCAATTTCTGAGCAACTACATGTAGTAAGTACTTGATGAATAAACCCTTCATCTGAAAATGATCAGCCAGGTTCTCTGTTTCATATGATTTTCTGCGAGTTCGTATCGTGTTTGCTGAGTTTATTTATTCCATAGTTTCATGCAAATTTTAACTGTTACATGCAAATGATGCAGATGAATGTGAAATAGTTGTTCTGGAAAAGAGTAAAAGTGAATGGAACCACACGAGAAGGTGAGATCTTATAAttttaggttgtgtttggttgACCATGGGAACAGACCACTGAAACTTTTCTAGCAATCAACATTGCCACCTGACAATGTAAAGAACCAATTCAAGTAATGCCAAACCCTAGTATATTTCCAAGATCTGACTGAATCTTTCACTTGCTGAGCTAAAAAGACATATGAATGCATCATAGTGTACCTTTGGATCAGTGCTGTTACGACCAGAACCAGCAAGAGCAACACCActgattggaaaaaaaaaaaagaacaggtTGTAGAAAGGTTTGAGATTTATTACCTAACTCCCAACCAGTAATTTTTCAACAAttagtgtttttcttttttaattaattataaacctCTGTGGAGCTCAAAAATTcagtaaaaatgttaaaaaaattaacataaagCCAAGGGAAAGACAATAGTCAACAAACACCCTAGTACAAGTTCTTTCCAAGCACGTGCCGAGCTAGCCACACGAGTAGACTCTGAAACCAATAAAAGAATGCCACGAGTACAATTTTTCCTCTCCACGTTCGTAAACTCGAACCGCCCTATTGCTATTTgctatttcttgattttcttctcctctcGCATAAATAGGAAGCTTAGGGTTTTTCGCTCTAGGGTACCCGGTAGAAATATCTCCTTTTTAACAGTTTTTGAAATTAGGGTTATTGAGATCAATTTCAGGGCGTCTTTGGATTAGGAATTTAGGGTTTCAATTTCGAGACGATGCCTCCACGAGTGGTCAAGAGAGGAGCAGCGGCTGGAGGGCCGAAGAGGGCGGGGAGAGGTGGAAGAGTGGCGGGAAAGCAGCAGAATTCGCTGCAGCAAGAGGCAGTGAAGGTGGAGAAAGTCCAGATCGAGGAGAAGCCAGTTGTTGAGGAGAAGCCGGTGATCCAACAGAAGCCtgttgttgtccaagaaaaacTTGGGGTTTTGGCTAATGGGCCCTTGGATTCTGGTCCGGGAGCTGGAGCTGGATCTAGATCGGATACGCAGAGTGCCGTTGTCGTGAaaagtaagttttttttttacggTTTACTGTTTGTAGGAAACTGTTGGGGTTTGATGGGATTATGATATTACTTGATGTGTGGTTACATTAAAACGAATAAATTTCTTAATGTGCGGTTGGTTTTGTTTGAATtgttcaatttgatccttttgTTGGGTGATAAAATTATTGATTTCGGATTTGATTGTCTCCAGAAAATAAAGTTTTGGATTGTATTGTTTGTTGAGGGATTATTGGACAGTTGCATTTATTCTAGCTCTTGCGTACTTTTACTTTATTTTGTCACTGAGAGGCCTGTGGAACCTAAAACAATTTAAAAACTTTCTCGACAGAGCGCATATTGGTAGAAAATACCTTGATTATCGGAAAGTATTCCTGTATTTTCTCAAGGTTGAGAGTATCTGTTAAATGACATGGCCCCTGGGTTGTATGGAGATCCCCTTTCACAAATGCTGACATTTATGAAATGTAGGAatgatgatattatatctggGTTAAGATTGCATGTGTCAAATTCTTTTTTCAAGGCAGAGAGTGATCTTGATTTTCACCATCATATAGTAGTACTGAAAATTTGGAGTTCTTATTGTATTTTAACCCATTTACAAggttcaaaataaaatatttggatGGTCACTGGAGAAAGATTAAATTTTAGAAGGATGCTAACTCTTagatcatcaaaaaaaaaaaagaggatagTAATGCTAGTCTCAATGTGAATCGCTATCTAGTGTcctaattttgattttgatccaGAAAGAATTTCAAGTTACATAGCTGATAATGGAAATTTACAAGACTTGATTGACATTTTTGGGTTCCTACTCTATCCAATggcagaggaagaagaggtgAAGGAGACTGGAGATGAATATGAAAAAGATGAGCGCTTAGAGCTCGATGATAATGAACCTGAGGAATATGGTGGTGATTATGATGATAAGGAAATAGAGCAAGAGGATGttcaggaggaggaggaagagccTGAGGAAGAGCTCGAGGAGGAGGAAATTATAGATGACGAGGAGGAGGATGGCGATATGGTAGAAGAGGAAATCATCGAAGAGGTTGCTGAAGAAATTGAGACTGAAGAGGAACCAGAGCGTGCTAGTGAGGAACCAGAGCATGCGGAGGTTTATGTGGAGGAAGAGGATCACCATGATGTTATTAAGGAGAGACGCAAACGCAAGGAGTTTGAAGTATTTGTTGGGGGTTTGGACAAGGATGCTACCGAAGATGATATTAGGAAAGTTTTTAGTCAAGTTGGTAAAGTTACTGAAGTTAGGCTGATGATGAATCCTTTGACCAAAAAGAACAAAGGTTTTGCGTTCTTGCGTTTTGCTTCCGTTGAACAGGCAAAGCGAGCGGTTACAGAGTTGAAACACCCGGTGGTAATTTTTGATCATCTTGTTTCCTAAGCAATTATTTCTTCTTCGAACATCTTAAGTTATATTCTGTTAATGACTCCAATTCCAGATCAATGGTAAACAATGTGGTGTCACTCCCAGTCAAGACAGTGACACACTTTTTCTGGGTAATATATGCAAGACATGGACAAAAGAAGCTGTAAGTAATCTGGCTTGTCCAAGCATTGAGTGTTTTTTTGATAGTGTTTGTTGGTGTAATGGTATTGATAAATGTGTCCCAACTATGCTTCCAGCTGAAGGAGAAACTCAAACATTATGGAGTCGACAACGTTGATGATATCACTTTGGTAGAAGATAGTAACAATGAAGGAATGAATCGGGGATTTGCATTTTTGGAATTTTCGTCTCGTTCAGATGCCATGGATGCTTTTAAGCGCCTTCAGAAGAGAGATGTTTTATTCGGTGTTGATAGACCAGCAAAGGTTTCTTTTGCTGATTCGTTTATCGACCCTGGTGATGAGATCATGGCACAGGTATATGCATTTTCTTCTGTTGGGTAGCTTCTCTGACCTGATAAATTGTAATCTTGAGACTTGCTTCCCTCAAATACCTTGGGTAAGACTGTCCGGCATGTGCTGCTTTATTAAGCCACAAGAACATAATATTTCTCTTTATGTACAATCTAGA contains:
- the LOC119981717 gene encoding phenylalanine--tRNA ligase, chloroplastic/mitochondrial-like isoform X1; translation: MALKNLISRMPAYSFSSSSSAALSANKKWTRPVASVLELGGVKIARDDVMKDDPTNNVPDTIFSKLGMQLHMKDQHPIGILKNAIFEYFDSNYPQKFDKFDNLCPIVSVKQNFDDVLVPADHVSRSYNDTYYVDPQTVLRCHTSAHQAELLRSGHTHFLVTGDVYRRDSIDSTHYPVFHQMEGVRVFSPNDWEASSLDATSIAAGDLKTCLAGLARHLFGAVEMRWVDTYFPFTNPSFELEIYFKEKWLEVLGCGVMEQEILRRSGKLNNVAWAFGLGLERLAMVLFDIPDIRLFWSNDKRFTSQFSKGQLGIKFKPFSKYPLCYKDISFWISESFTENNFCELVRGVAGDLVEEVSLIDNFTNNKEMTSHCYRITYRSMERSLTNDEINDLQWNVIEQVQSKLNVVLR
- the LOC119981717 gene encoding phenylalanine--tRNA ligase, chloroplastic/mitochondrial-like isoform X2, whose protein sequence is MALKNLISRMPAYSFSSSSSAALSANKKWTRPVASVLELGGVKIARDDVMKDDPTNNVPDTIFSKLGMQLHMKDQHPIGILKNAIFEYFDSNYPQKFDKFDNLCPIVSVKQNFDDVLVPADHVSRSYNDTYYVDPQTVLRCHTSAHQAELLRSGHTHFLVTGDVYRRDSIDSTHYPVFHQMEGVRVFSPNDWEASSLDATSIAAGDLKTCLAGLARHLFGAVEMRWVDTYFPFTNPSFELEIYFKEKWLEVLGCGVMEQEILRRSGKLNNVAWAFGLGLERLAMVLFDIPDIRLFWSNDKRFTSQFSKGQLGIKFKPFSKRIIHREQFL